A genomic window from Camelina sativa cultivar DH55 chromosome 2, Cs, whole genome shotgun sequence includes:
- the LOC104724931 gene encoding adenine/guanine permease AZG2, whose product MTSSSCICSLYSSLLLVMGGEKKFCKSWSDMKKHLNDTISKSFAGRFFKLEARKTTFTTELRAATATFLTMAYIITVNANILADSGATCSFNDCSTVAGSSPPGPECVLGSNPGYEECISRVKKDLVVATSLSAMVGSLAMGLLANLPFGLAPGMGANAYIAYNVVGFRGSGSISYHTAMAIVLLEGCAFLAVSALGLRGKLARLIPQTVRLACAVGIGMFIAFVGLQMNQGIGLVGPDKSTLVTLTACAKMDPVTGACLGGKMKSPTFWLAAVGFLITSYGLMKNVKGSMIYGIVFVTAVSWIRGTEVTIFPHTPLGDSNYNYFTKIVDFHKIQSTLGAISFTEFKNSEVWVAFVTLFYVDLLGTTGVLYTMAEIGGFVEDGKFEGEYMAYLVDAGSSVVGSALGVTTTATFVESSAGLKEGGRTGLTAVIVGFYFLASMFLTPLVTNVPRWAVGPSLVMVGVMMMGVVKDIRWGETKEAVTAFVTILLMPLTYSIANGIIAGIGIYLALSMYDVVLGVVKWLNGVRKRVMREHNQVSSVATVEIV is encoded by the coding sequence atgacaTCCTCTTCCTGCATTTGCTCCCTATATTCCTCATTATTATTAGTCATGGGGGGAGAGAAGAAGTTTTGCAAGTCGTGGAGCGACATGAAGAAACACTTAAACGACACCATTTCCAAGAGCTTCGCCGGTCGTTTCTTCAAGCTAGAAGCAAGAAAAACAACTTTCACAACTGAACTCCGAGCTGCGACCGCCACATTCCTCACCATGGCTTACATCATTACCGTCAACGCCAATATTTTAGCCGACTCCGGTGCCACATGCTCCTTCAACGACTGTTCTACCGTGGCCGGTTCTTCACCACCAGGGCCAGAATGCGTCCTTGGTTCTAACCCTGGCTACGAAGAATGTATTTCCAGGGTTAAAAAGGACCTTGTTGTAGCTACTTCTTTATCAGCCATGGTTGGTTCATTAGCAATGGGTTTGTTAGCTAATCTCCCTTTTGGACTTGCTCCCGGTATGGGAGCCAACGCTTACATCGCGTACAACGTAGTTGGCTTTCGTGGCTCCGGTTCAATCTCTTACCATACCGCGATGGCCATCGTGCTTCTTGAAGGATGTGCGTTTCTCGCAGTGTCCGCTTTAGGACTCCGTGGGAAGCTAGCTCGTCTCATCCCTCAAACGGTGAGACTAGCATGCGCGGTTGGTATAGGAATGTTCATCGCTTTTGTTGGTTTGCAAATGAACCAAGGCATTGGGCTCGTTGGACCGGATAAGTCAACGCTAGTAACGTTAACCGCGTGTGCGAAGATGGACCCCGTCACGGGAGCTTGTCTAGGAGGGAAAATGAAGAGTCCTACGTTTTGGTTAGCAGCTGTTGGGTTTCTCATAACGAGTTATGGTCTAATGAAGAACGTCAAAGGTAGTATGATTTACGGAATCGTGTTCGTTACGGCTGTTTCTTGGATTAGAGGCACTGAGGTCACAATCTTTCCACACACTCCTCTAGGAGACTCAAACTATAACTACTTCACAAAAATCGTTGACTTTCACAAGATCCAGTCAACGttaggagctataagcttcaCGGAGTTCAAAAACAGCGAGGTTTGGGTTGCGTTCGTTACACTCTTCTACGTTGACCTCCTCGGCACGACCGGAGTACTCTACACGATGGCTGAGATCGGAGGGTTCGTGGAGGACGGGAAGTTCGAAGGAGAATACATGGCTTATCTAGTCGACGCCGGCTCCTCCGTGGTGGGATCGGCGTTAGGGGTCACTACGACGGCGACTTTCGTGGAGTCATCGGCGGGGCTGAAAGAAGGAGGGAGGACGGGGTTAACGGCCGTTATCGTCGGATTTTATTTCTTGGCGTCGATGTTTTTGACGCCGTTAGTTACTAACGTGCCGAGGTGGGCGGTTGGGCCGTCGCTGGTGATGGTTGGTGTGATGATGATGGGAGTTGTGAAAGATATCAGATGGGGAGAGACTAAAGAAGCTGTTACGGCCTTTGTGACGATCTTGCTTATGCCGTTGACTTATTCTATTGCTAATGGGATTATTGCTGGTATTGGTATATATCTTGCTTTAAGCATGTACGATGTCGTTTTGGGAGTTGTGAAGTGGCTTAATGGGGTTAGGAAACGGGTTATGAGAGAGCATAATCAAGTTTCATCAGTCGCTACCGTCGAGATCGTTTGA
- the LOC104724915 gene encoding uncharacterized protein LOC104724915, with product MKILILILSSLILMELYIVDACRSYCGNITIDYPFGIRNGCGHPGYRDLLFCMNDVLMFHISSGSYRVLDIDYAYQSITLHDPHMSTCQTIVLGGKGNGFEAEDWRAPYFNPTSDNVFMLIGCSPKSPIFQGFPEKKVPCRNISGMSCEEYMSCPAWDMVGYRQPGIHSGSGPPMCCAVGFESVKAINLSKLECEGYSSAYNLAPLKLRGPSDWAYGIRVKYELQGSDAFCRACVATSGTCGYESADGGGLRHVCMCDNHNSTTNCDSVITPSGASSHFQLKSFGSLIIYFITMCIGFQRRQ from the exons atgaaaatcttGATCTTGATTCTATCCTCTCTGATACTCATGGAGCTTTACATTGTGGATGCATGCCGATCATACTGTGGAAACATAACCATTGACTATCCGTTTGGCATCCGAAATGGATGTGGGCATCCAGGGTATAGAGATCTCTTGTTTTGTATGAACGATGTGCTGATGTTTCACATAAGTTCAGGTTCTTATAGAGTTTTGGACATCGATTACGCATATCAGTCCATAACACTGCATGATCCTCACATGTCGACCTGCCAAACCATCGTGCTCGGCGGCAAAGGCAATGGCTTTGAAGCTGAGGATTGGAGAGCTCCTTATTTCAATCCTACCTCTGATAATGTCTTTATGTTGATTGGATGTTCTCCTAAATCTCCTATATTTCAAG GCTTCCCGGAAAAGAAAGTGCCGTGCCGCAACATCTCAGGAATGAGCTGCGAAGAATACATGTCGTGTCCAGCTTGGGACATGGTCGGATACAGACAACCGGGTATACATTCCGGGTCAGGTCCACCCATGTGTTGTGCGGTCGGGTTCGAGTCCGTAAAAGCGATCAATCTAAGTAAGTTGGAGTGTGAAGGATACAGTAGTGCGTATAATCTCGCACCCTTGAAGCTTAGAGGACCGTCTGATTGGGCTTATGGGATACGTGTCAAGTACGAGCTGCAAGGAAGTGATGCGTTTTGTCGTGCGTGTGTTGCAACTTCTGGGACTTGTGGCTATGAATCTGCTGATGGTGGAGGGCTCAGGCATGTTTGTATGTGTGACAACCACAATTCCACTACAAACTGTGATTCAG TTATAACACCATCCGGTGCATCATCCCATTTTCAACTAAAAAGTTTTGGAT caCTGATCATCTACTTCATAACTATGTGCATAGGCTTTCAAAGAAGACAATGA
- the LOC104724899 gene encoding KDEL-tailed cysteine endopeptidase CEP1: MKRFIVLALCMLMILETTKGLDFHDKDVESEDSLWELYERWRSHHTVAARSLEEKAKRFNVFKHNVKHIHETNKKDKSYKLKLNKFGDMTSEEFRRTYAGSNIKHHRMLQGERQAAKSFMYANVDTLPTSVDWRKNGAVTPVKNQGQCGSCWAFSTVVAVEGINQIRTQKLTSLSEQELVDCDTNQNQGCNGGLMDLAFDFIKEKGGLTTELVYPYQASDETCDTKKENAPVVSIDGHEDVPKNSEDDLMKAVANQPVSVAIDAGGSDFQFYSEGVFTGRCGTELNHGVAVVGYGTTIDGTKYWIVKNSWGEEWGEKGYIRMQRGIRNKEGLCGIAMEASYPLKNSNTNPTGLSSDSLKDEL; encoded by the exons ATGAAGCGATTCATTGTTCTTGCACTTTGCATGCTTATGATTCTTGAAACCACAAAAGGTTTAGATTTCCATGACAAAGATGTGGAATCAGAGGACAGCTTGTGGGAGCTATACGAACGGTGGAGGAGTCACCACACGGTTGCTGCTAGGAGCCTTGAAGAGAAGGCTAAGAGGTTCAACGTGTTCAAGCACAACGTGAAGCACATCCACGAGACTAACAAGAAGGACAAATCTTACAAGCTCAAGCTCAACAAGTTTGGTGACATGACTAGTGAGGAATTTAGGAGAACATACGCTGGTTCAAACATCAAACATCATAGGATGCTTCAAGGGGAAAGACAGGCCGCAAAGAGCTTCATGTATGCAAATGTAGATACTCTCCCAACCTCCGTTGATTGGAGAAAGAATGGAGCCGTCACTCCTGTCAAAAACCAAGGCCAATGCG GGAGTTGTTGGGCGTTTTCAACAGTTGTGGCGGTGGAAGGGATCAACCAAATAAGAACTCAAAAGCTGACATCATTATCAGAGCAAGAGCTTGTGGACTGCGATACAAACCAGAACCAAGGATGCAACGGAGGGTTAATGGACCTTGCTTTTGATTTCATCAAGGAGAAAGGAGGACTCACGACCGAGCTAGTGTACCCTTACCAAGCTTCTGATGAAACTTGtgacacaaagaaagaaaacgctCCGGTAGTTTCAATCGATGGACACGAAGATGTTCCCAAGAACAGCGAGGATGATCTAATGAAAGCTGTTGCTAATCAACCTGTCTCGGTTGCTATTGATGCTGGAGGCTCAGACTTTCAGTTCTACTCGGAG GGAGTGTTTACGGGACGATGTGGAACAGAGCTAAACCATGGAGTTGCGGTCGTAGGCTATGGAACAACGATAGACGGAACAAAGTATTGGATCGTGAAGAACTCTTGGGGAGAGGAATGGGGAGAGAAAGGATACATAAGAATGCAAAGAGGTATCCGTAATAAAGAAGGACTTTGTGGTATTGCAATGGAGGCTTCTTACCCTCTCAAGAACTCCAACACTAATCCTACTGGACTTTCCTCGGACTCGCTTAAAGATGAACTCTAA
- the LOC104724907 gene encoding pentatricopeptide repeat-containing protein At5g50280, chloroplastic yields MSMAYSSLATQSFYTSIPLSHRLHLPEPYLLLRSSLYRKPLSLSATSPSSSSSSSSIFLSCFDESLPDSVPQPDSSTNIIREDEVDEEEEEEEEEGDEFTDPILKFFKSRTLTSESTEDPARESKFSLQKNRRTSWHLASDFADSGTQIESKSEEPVSVANQQTPGVLLTPFENGDVAGEILELAKNLKENQTLGEMLSGFEKRVSDTECVDALVMMGESGFVKSCLYFYEWMSLQEPSLASPRACSVLFTLLGRQGMADKILLLLSNLPDKDEFRDVRLYNAAISGLSASQRYDDAWEVYEAMDRINVYADNVTCAIMINTMRKAGRSAKEVWEIFEKMSEKGVKWSQDVFGGLVKSFCDEGLKEEALVIQTEMEKKGIRSNTIVYNTLMDAYNKSNHIEEVEGLFAEMKAKGLKPTAATYNILMDAYARRMQPDIVETLLREMEDLGLGPNVKAYTCLISAYGRTKKMSDMAADAFLRMKKVGLRPSSHSYTALIHAYSVSGWHEKAYASFEEMCREGIKPSVETYTSLLDAFRRSGDTAKLMEIWKLMLREKIKGTRITYNTLLDGFAKQGHYIEARDVVSEFGKMGLQPSVLTYNMLMNAYARGGQDAKLPQLLKEMAALNLKPDSITYSTMIYAFVRVRDFKRAFFYHKMMVKSGQVPDPRSYEKLRAILEDKAKTKNRKDKTAILGIINSKFGRVKAKTKGKKDEFWKYKKNRTTSPDPRRS; encoded by the exons ATGTCCATGGCGTATTCTTCTCTTGCGACCCAATCCTTTTATACTTCAATTCCTCTATCTCATCGACTTCACCTCCCTGaaccttatcttcttcttcgctcttCACTCTATCGAAAACCCCTTTCTCTCTCTGCTACTTCCCcttcgtcttcatcatcttcttcttccattttcctCTCCTGCTTCGATGAATCCTTACCAGATAGTGTTCCACAACCAGACTCTTCGACAAATATTATCAGAGAAGAtgaagttgatgaagaagaagaagaagaagaagaagaaggagatgagttCACAGACCCAATTCTTAAATTCTTCAAGTCACGAACTTTAACATCAGAATCAACCGAAGACCCAGCTCGTGAATCCAAATTCTCCCTCCAGAAGAATCGTCGAACGTCCTGGCACTTGGCTTCAGACTTCGCTGACTCTGGAACCCAGATCGAGTCCAAGTCCGAGGAACCAGTCTCTGTGGCAAATCAACAAACACCTGGTGTGCTGCTTACTCCGTTTGAAAATGGCGACGTCGCTGGGGAAATCTTGGAACTTGCTAAGAATTTGAAAGAGAATCAAACTCTGGGAGAGATGTTATCAGGTTTCGAAAAAAGGGTTAGTGATACAGAGTGTGTAGATGCATTGGTGATGATGGGTGAATCTGGTTTTGTCAAGAGTTGTTTGTATTTCTATGAATGGATGAGTTTGCAAGAACCTTCTCTTGCTTCGCCTCGTGCTTGCTCTGTGTTGTTTACATTGCTAGGTAGACAAGGAATGGCTGATAAGATTCTGCTTCTGCTAAGTAATTTACCAGACAAGGACGAGTTTAGAGATGTTCGTCTCTATAATGCCGCCATTTCTGGCCTATCAGCTTCTCAAAG GTATGATGATGCTTGGGAAGTGTATGAAGCTATGGATAGGATCAATGTGTATGCGGATAATGTTACTTGTGCTATAATGATAAATACCATGAGGAAAGCAGGACGAAGTGCGAAAGAAGTTTGGGAGATATTTGAGAAGATGAGCGAGAAAGGTGTGAAGTGGAGTCAGGATGTTTTTGGTGGCCTTGTGAAATCGTTTTGTGATGAAGGGCTAAAAGAAGAAGCTCTTGTGATTCAAacagagatggagaagaaaggtaTTCGTTCGAATACGATTGTGTATAATACGCTGATGGATGCTTACAACAAATCCAACCACATAGAAGAAGTGGAAGGTCTTTTTGCTGAAATGAAAGCTAAAGGCTTGAAGCCTACAGCTGCAACTTATAACATTCTCATGGATGCTTATGCTAGAAGGATGCAGCCTGATATTGTTGAGACACTTCTGAGGGAGATGGAGGATTTAGGTTTAGGGCCAAATGTGAAAGCGTACACGTGTTTGATTAGTGCATATGggaggacgaagaagatgagTGATATGGCTGCTGATGCTTTCCTGCGGATGAAGAAAGTAGGTTTGAGACCTTCGTCACATTCTTACACAGCTCTTATTCATGCTTACTCGGTCAGTGGTTGGCACGAAAAAGCTTATGCTTCCTTTGAAGAGATGTGTAGAGAGGGGATTAAACCGTCTGTTGAAACATACACATCACTTCTCGATGCATTCAGACGATCTGGTGATACTGCAAAGCTGATGGAAATTTGGAAACTAATGTTGAGAGAAAAAATTAAAGGGACACGGATAACGTATAACACTCTTCTTGATGGGTTTGCCAAACAAGGACACTACATCGAAGCAAGGGATGTTGTTTCTGAGTTTGGTAAAATGGGTTTGCAGCCAAGTGTATTGACTTACAATATGCTGATGAATGCGTACGCACGGGGAGGACAAGATGCGAAATTGCCACAGCTGTTGAAGGAAATGGCTGCTCTTAACTTAAAACCTGATTCCATCACATATTCGACCATGATCTACGCGTTTGTTCGTGTTCGAGACTTCAAAAGGGCTTTCTTTTACCACAAGATGATGGTTAAAAGCGGGCAAGTACCAGACCCGAGGTCTTATGAGAAACTTAGGGCGATTCTTGAAGACAAGGCGAAGACAAAGAACAGAAAGGATAAAACTGCCATACTTGGTATAATTAATAGCAAATTTGGTCGGGTTAAAGCTAAGACGAAAGGGAAGAAGGATGAGTTCTGGAAATACAAAAAGAACAGAACTACTTCTCCTGATCCTCGCCGATCTTGA
- the LOC104752099 gene encoding UPF0481 protein At3g47200-like: MVLDGCFLLVLFLTNAGKIPKENAIFSMPWALPSIRRDLLLLGNQIPLVVLQTLLDTAIFLQPSDLQEIALKFFNGCFKVGEQSLVKKHPKFEAKHLLDLIRQTLILIQPHAEGDKNAAILIQPPQTTSVTTPAEGDNNAAILSQPPQTTSGTIPAEGDNNAAILNQPPQTTSVTIPAEGDNNASIARQTRLTLPVNKLRSRGVKFEVKKGARTLLDISFKNGVLQIPEIILDDFISVFLLNCIAFEQFHANSTTEITSYAMFMGCLINSERDAAYLAEKGIIQNYLGTDQDDVSRFFKRILNDYVFDDENSYLADVIKDVDEYSSNGCNVRWASFKQTYVGSLWIALSKLAALAILLLTIAQVVLAAIALKSGNKQG; this comes from the coding sequence ATGGTTCTTGATGGTTGTTTTCTTCTCGTATTGTTCCTAACTAATGCAGGAAAAATCCCAAAGGAAAATGCAATTTTTAGTATGCCTTGGGCTCTTCCATCTATTAGgagagatcttcttcttctaggaaATCAAATTCCACTGGTTGTTCTACAGACTCTACTAGACACAGCAATTTTTTTGCAGCCAAGTGATTTACAAGAAATCGCTCTTAAGTTCTTCAACGGTTGCTTTAAAGTTGGAGAACAATCTTTGGTAAAGAAACACCCCAAATTTGAAGCAAAGCATCTTCTTGATCTGATCCGTCAGACTTTGATTCTCATTCAACCTCACGCTGAAGGAGACAAAAATGCTGCCATTCTCATTCAACCTCCTCAAACTACTAGTGTTACAACTCCAGCTGAAGGAGACAACAATGCTGCCATTCTCAGTCAACCTCCTCAAACTACTAGTGGTACAATTCCAGCTGAAGGAGACAACAATGCTGCCATTCTCAATCAACCTCCTCAAACTACTAGTGTTACAATTCCAGCTGAAGGAGACAACAATGCTTCCATTGCACGTCAGACTAGGTTAACATTGCCAGTGAACAAGCTTCGTAGCCGTGGCGTTAAATTTGAGGTCAAGAAGGGTGCACGGACATTATTGGATATAAGTTTCAAAAATGGCGTACTTCAAATTCCAGAAATAATCCTGGATGATTTTATTAgcgtttttttgttaaattgcaTTGCATTTGAGCAGTTCCATGCAAATTCAACAACCGAGATAACAAGCTACGCTATGTTCATGGGCTGCCTTATTAACAGTGAGAGAGATGCAGCATATCTTGCTGAGAAAGGGATCATACAGAATTATCTCGGAACAGATCAAGATGATGTGTCTCGATTTTTCAAGAGAATCTTAAATGATTATGTGTTTGATGACGAAAATAGCTACTTGGCAGATGTAATCAAGGATGTAGACGAGTATTCTTCGAATGGTTGTAATGTGAGGTGGGCAAGTTTCAAGCAAACTTACGTGGGTTCTCTATGGATTGCTTTATCAAAGTTAGCCGCTTTAGCTATTCTTTTGCTTACGATAGCTCAAGTGGTCTTGGCAGCTATTGCTTTAAAAAGCGGCAACAAACAAGGTTGA